A section of the Paenibacillus antri genome encodes:
- a CDS encoding extracellular solute-binding protein, with amino-acid sequence MNRTRAMRRKTVWIAALGLVVVAGCGGGGGASDEGASSSGDASAKTLKVYVPSNVEEFPAGTDLNANEIVDYIERQTGFDIEWEMQPKEGVDQKINIMMASGETPDLIITGSKDIYSNLAQQGLLAPLDDALKEHGPRILDTVPEETWKAVMYNDGIYAIAVPQNQAATNGMLVRTDILEELGIAIPKTLDEYGAALRTIKEKKPEMIPLLGGAAEGNGNAFGYIQSFAGAFGLGAKYVVEGDRVVHTYTQPYARDFLAYMRELYAEGILDREYPVNKNTNIQEKMVSGQAVMTTIGWADAKGVVEAYLEKNPGSKLEWIHPPVGPNGQFGYQKNTPVRVYMLVPRASQKVNEVVQFINNYMADDVMDVVSYGWEGTHYNLDGDIVVATEEAEKIRYRIYYQLWDTEKNFLNRVELKGFGPYYNPLTEYTTYTEITNFAPPIPEVVEHSQSLTDLTNEYYIKIISGALPMEAFDEYVDKWNGTGGETSLQAINDWYASFR; translated from the coding sequence ATGAATCGGACAAGGGCGATGAGGCGGAAGACGGTTTGGATCGCTGCGCTGGGATTGGTTGTCGTTGCCGGGTGCGGCGGCGGAGGCGGCGCATCGGACGAAGGGGCGAGTTCTTCCGGCGACGCGAGCGCGAAGACGTTGAAGGTATATGTGCCGTCCAACGTCGAGGAGTTCCCGGCGGGAACGGATTTGAACGCCAACGAAATCGTAGATTATATCGAGCGACAGACCGGGTTCGATATCGAATGGGAGATGCAGCCGAAGGAGGGCGTGGACCAGAAGATCAACATTATGATGGCGTCCGGCGAAACTCCGGATTTGATTATCACGGGAAGCAAGGATATTTACTCCAATTTGGCGCAGCAAGGTCTGTTGGCCCCGTTGGACGACGCTTTGAAGGAACACGGACCTAGAATCCTCGACACCGTACCCGAGGAGACGTGGAAGGCTGTGATGTATAACGACGGCATCTACGCGATCGCGGTCCCTCAAAATCAGGCGGCCACGAACGGCATGCTCGTAAGAACGGATATTTTGGAGGAGCTCGGCATCGCGATCCCGAAGACGTTGGACGAGTACGGCGCCGCGCTTCGAACCATTAAGGAAAAGAAACCGGAGATGATCCCGTTGCTGGGGGGAGCGGCGGAAGGGAACGGCAACGCCTTCGGTTACATTCAAAGCTTCGCGGGAGCCTTCGGTTTGGGAGCGAAATACGTCGTGGAAGGCGATCGAGTCGTTCATACGTATACGCAGCCCTATGCCAGAGATTTCTTGGCCTATATGCGCGAGCTGTATGCGGAAGGCATTCTGGATCGCGAATACCCGGTAAATAAGAACACGAATATTCAAGAAAAGATGGTAAGCGGGCAAGCGGTCATGACGACGATCGGTTGGGCCGACGCCAAGGGCGTAGTGGAGGCTTATCTTGAAAAAAATCCAGGCTCCAAATTGGAATGGATCCATCCGCCGGTAGGACCGAACGGGCAATTCGGATATCAAAAGAACACCCCGGTTCGGGTGTATATGCTCGTCCCGCGCGCAAGCCAAAAGGTGAACGAGGTCGTTCAATTCATTAACAATTATATGGCTGACGACGTGATGGATGTGGTTTCGTACGGTTGGGAAGGCACCCACTACAACTTGGACGGCGATATCGTGGTCGCTACGGAAGAGGCCGAGAAGATACGCTATCGGATCTACTATCAGCTCTGGGATACGGAGAAAAACTTCTTGAACCGCGTAGAGTTGAAGGGCTTCGGCCCGTACTACAATCCGCTAACGGAGTACACGACCTATACGGAAATTACGAATTTCGCTCCGCCGATCCCCGAGGTCGTCGAACATTCGCAAAGCCTCACCGATTTGACGAACGAATATTATATTAAAATCATTTCGGGAGCGCTTCCGATGGAAGCCTTCGACGAGTATGTCGACAAGTGGAACGGCACGGGCGGGGAGACGTCGCTTCAGGCGATCAACGATTGGTACGCCTCGTTTCGATAG
- a CDS encoding carbohydrate ABC transporter permease, which produces MHLKSRGETVFEGINSILLCGVIVICLLPLINIAAKSLSSESYVLAGEIFLWPKGFSLNAYDIVLGSRRFWDSFGNTLFITIFGTLINTMLTIFAGYALSRKRLRGQQLFMFLFIFAMLFNGGIIPTYLVVKGIGLLNTLWALVIPGLVAPFQMIIMRLYFYNIPDSMEESAKIDGASNFRILFRIMIPLSMPSIATISLFYAVEYWNSYFDALIYLTNHELFTLQIYLREIIINASSVDINNMELMMNTAQESVRGATVVAVTLPILLVYPFLQKHFVKGVMLGAVKQ; this is translated from the coding sequence ATGCACTTAAAATCTAGGGGCGAAACCGTGTTCGAGGGGATCAACTCCATTCTTCTTTGCGGGGTCATCGTCATCTGCTTGCTGCCGTTGATCAATATCGCGGCGAAGTCGCTCAGCAGCGAGTCTTACGTGCTGGCGGGGGAAATTTTTCTGTGGCCGAAGGGGTTTAGTCTGAACGCCTACGATATCGTGCTGGGGAGCAGGAGATTCTGGGATTCCTTCGGCAATACGCTGTTTATTACGATCTTCGGTACGCTGATCAACACGATGCTGACCATCTTCGCCGGGTACGCATTGTCTCGGAAGCGATTAAGAGGTCAGCAGTTGTTTATGTTTCTTTTCATCTTCGCGATGTTGTTCAACGGCGGCATTATTCCGACCTATCTCGTCGTGAAGGGAATAGGGCTTCTGAATACGCTATGGGCGCTCGTGATTCCCGGTCTGGTCGCCCCGTTCCAAATGATCATCATGAGACTATATTTCTACAACATTCCGGACAGCATGGAAGAGTCGGCCAAGATCGACGGCGCGTCGAATTTCCGGATTTTGTTTCGGATCATGATCCCGCTCTCGATGCCGTCGATCGCCACGATCTCCTTGTTTTATGCCGTGGAATATTGGAACAGCTACTTCGATGCGTTGATCTACTTGACGAATCACGAGTTGTTCACGCTTCAGATCTACTTGCGCGAAATCATTATTAACGCGTCGAGCGTCGACATCAATAATATGGAGCTCATGATGAATACCGCGCAGGAATCGGTTCGAGGCGCCACGGTCGTAGCCGTAACGCTGCCGATTTTACTGGTGTACCCTTTCCTTCAGAAGCATTTCGTTAAGGGCGTTATGCTCGGCGCCGTGAAGCAGTAG
- a CDS encoding SDR family oxidoreductase, with the protein MRLSGKVAVVTGAASGMGKSIAELFAAEGAKVVVSDLNLENAGQVVRDIEARGGSALAVQANVAVEEDVQRMFDAATSAFGTVDILVNNAGIMDNFVPAGDLTDDLWERVFAVNTTGPMRTTRKALSIFTAKKQGVIVNIASAGGLFGSRAGAAYTASKHAVVGFTKSVGFQYAPLGIRCNAIAPGGVKTGIGASMMAPNAFGAERAMAGMGINPRVGEPEEIAKVALFLASDESSFVNGTTVTADAGWTAY; encoded by the coding sequence ATGAGACTATCCGGGAAAGTCGCCGTCGTTACGGGAGCCGCGTCGGGCATGGGGAAATCGATCGCGGAGCTGTTCGCCGCGGAAGGGGCGAAGGTCGTCGTGTCGGATCTCAACCTCGAGAATGCCGGCCAAGTCGTTCGGGACATCGAGGCGCGCGGCGGAAGCGCCTTGGCGGTTCAGGCGAACGTCGCGGTCGAAGAGGACGTGCAGCGCATGTTCGACGCCGCGACGAGCGCATTCGGAACGGTTGATATATTGGTGAACAACGCCGGAATTATGGACAACTTCGTTCCTGCGGGGGACCTTACGGACGATCTATGGGAGAGAGTGTTCGCGGTCAATACGACGGGGCCGATGCGGACGACGCGGAAGGCGCTGTCGATCTTCACGGCGAAGAAGCAAGGCGTCATCGTCAACATCGCCTCCGCGGGCGGCTTGTTCGGATCGCGCGCGGGCGCCGCGTACACCGCTTCGAAGCATGCCGTCGTCGGTTTCACGAAGAGCGTCGGTTTCCAATATGCGCCGCTCGGCATTCGCTGCAACGCGATCGCGCCGGGGGGCGTGAAGACGGGGATCGGCGCCTCGATGATGGCGCCGAACGCGTTCGGGGCGGAACGAGCGATGGCCGGAATGGGCATCAACCCGCGCGTAGGCGAGCCGGAAGAAATCGCGAAGGTGGCATTGTTCTTGGCATCGGACGAGTCGAGCTTCGTCAACGGAACGACGGTGACGGCCGACGCGGGTTGGACGGCGTATTAA
- a CDS encoding sensor histidine kinase, with amino-acid sequence MGMNKGRIGLRTKLMCSYLALIVLATALIGYFSYLNATRIVEEQIGETYKQALRQAAINITYRLEEIENVSEQILMNPQLQAILKRERSGYGDTPTVEMLADFRVLMDIIRNLENNRNLFRIRLYVSGDSLYSNEQNNIFRMEDLDPEWKRQVSESGGRLLWRSTYEQEYLPWNRYKVVSLYRNVIDWSDLNSALAVVAIDMKEEVFNDVFEQVNFSENGALFVYNDDKRITSVTSSAGAVFDESDVMREIRQAERSADMPIVRYKGTDYFTIFQQVEYAGWEIAALVPVHEIRAKSYVIGEYTGYVGILVVLLATVPAVLLSNRLTQGLRTLVHHMQEFKKGNYGGPIRVTGNDEISGLQAQYNSMILRISELVDTVYEMGLRKQAAELAALESQIKPHFLYNTLDTMKWMAVKIKAEPIVTLVDSLSKFFRLGLNRGQELTSVAKELQHVQAFMNIQDIRYAGKLRCYFEVDSGLLSCRMTKLILQPIVENAVLHGIQQKEDASGTIRIRIFPDRDHLVFDVIDDGVGISRAQADRLLQDDRGRGYGLRNVNQRIRLYYGESYGLECHSKPAAGTVIRIRLPKAPYERDGRESLYQ; translated from the coding sequence ATGGGTATGAACAAAGGCCGCATCGGGCTGCGTACGAAGTTAATGTGCTCTTATTTGGCGCTGATCGTTCTGGCAACGGCTCTTATCGGCTACTTCTCTTATTTGAACGCCACTAGAATCGTCGAGGAACAGATCGGCGAGACGTATAAGCAAGCGTTGCGGCAGGCGGCTATCAATATTACGTACCGATTGGAAGAAATCGAGAACGTGTCGGAGCAGATTTTGATGAATCCGCAGCTCCAGGCCATTCTGAAGCGGGAGCGATCCGGGTACGGGGATACGCCGACGGTCGAGATGCTTGCCGACTTCCGGGTTCTGATGGACATCATCCGGAACTTGGAGAACAACCGGAATCTCTTTCGTATCCGCTTATACGTCTCCGGCGACTCCCTATATTCCAACGAGCAGAATAACATCTTCCGCATGGAGGATCTGGACCCCGAGTGGAAGCGGCAAGTATCGGAGAGCGGCGGCAGGCTGCTGTGGAGAAGCACGTACGAGCAGGAATATTTGCCGTGGAACCGGTACAAGGTCGTATCGCTGTACCGCAATGTCATCGATTGGAGCGATCTCAATTCGGCGCTGGCCGTCGTCGCCATCGATATGAAGGAAGAGGTGTTCAACGACGTATTCGAGCAGGTCAATTTCTCTGAAAACGGCGCCTTGTTCGTCTATAACGACGACAAGAGAATTACGTCCGTCACGTCCTCCGCCGGTGCAGTTTTCGATGAAAGCGATGTCATGAGGGAAATCCGACAAGCCGAACGGTCGGCGGATATGCCGATCGTTCGGTACAAGGGCACGGATTACTTCACGATCTTTCAACAGGTGGAATATGCCGGCTGGGAAATCGCGGCCTTGGTTCCCGTGCATGAGATTCGGGCGAAAAGCTATGTTATCGGCGAATATACGGGGTACGTCGGAATCTTGGTCGTGCTGCTCGCGACGGTGCCGGCCGTCCTCTTATCGAATCGGTTGACGCAAGGGCTCCGGACGCTCGTTCATCACATGCAGGAGTTTAAAAAGGGGAATTACGGCGGTCCGATTCGAGTTACCGGGAACGACGAGATCTCCGGGCTGCAAGCGCAATACAACAGCATGATATTGCGTATCAGCGAGCTGGTGGATACCGTCTACGAGATGGGCCTCCGGAAACAGGCCGCCGAGCTCGCGGCGCTCGAATCGCAAATCAAACCCCATTTTCTGTACAACACGCTGGATACGATGAAGTGGATGGCGGTGAAAATCAAAGCCGAACCGATCGTGACGCTCGTAGATTCGTTATCCAAGTTTTTCCGATTGGGCCTGAATCGAGGGCAAGAGCTGACGTCGGTCGCCAAGGAGCTCCAACACGTGCAGGCGTTCATGAACATTCAGGACATTCGGTATGCGGGGAAGCTGCGATGTTACTTCGAGGTCGACAGCGGGCTGCTGAGCTGCCGCATGACGAAGTTGATCCTGCAGCCCATTGTGGAAAATGCGGTGCTGCACGGCATCCAACAGAAAGAGGATGCCTCCGGAACGATTCGCATTCGGATCTTCCCCGATCGGGATCACCTCGTGTTCGATGTGATCGACGACGGCGTGGGCATCTCCCGCGCGCAGGCGGACCGTCTGCTGCAGGACGACCGCGGCCGAGGCTACGGGTTAAGGAACGTGAACCAACGAATCCGCTTGTATTACGGCGAAAGCTACGGTCTGGAATGCCACAGCAAACCGGCCGCAGGCACGGTCATTCGCATCCGTCTTCCGAAAGCCCCGTACGAACGGGATGGAAGGGAAAGTCTGTATCAATAG
- a CDS encoding ABC transporter permease, with protein sequence MNHKDASMGPGKGTASGWRKAGKEMWADYQLYIMLLPALAVLIIFKYVPIYGALIAFKDYNLLDGVMGSKWVGLKHFQDLFQSEKFYSVFINTLLINLYKLVFQFPIPIILALMINEVRNVMFKRFSQSVTYLPHFLSWVVVSAIFANLLSPTDGIVNTVLGFFGIDPIMFMSDERFFRSVLVMSSAFRESGWSSIIYLAAIMAVDPQLYEAARMDGASKFRQIWHITLPGIRSVIVFVIMLRLGAALANDLEQVLMFYSPMVYSVGDVLGTYVYRIGLGQMKYSFSTAVNLFQSVIGLILVVIANAVSKKFGERGLW encoded by the coding sequence TTGAACCATAAAGACGCTTCCATGGGACCCGGGAAGGGGACGGCGAGCGGGTGGAGGAAAGCAGGGAAAGAAATGTGGGCGGATTATCAGCTGTATATCATGCTTCTCCCTGCGTTGGCGGTATTGATTATCTTTAAGTATGTACCGATTTATGGAGCGTTGATTGCCTTTAAGGACTATAACCTGCTCGACGGCGTCATGGGAAGCAAGTGGGTGGGACTCAAGCATTTCCAAGATTTATTCCAGTCCGAAAAGTTTTACAGCGTGTTTATCAATACGCTGCTTATCAATTTGTATAAACTCGTGTTTCAATTTCCGATTCCGATTATTTTGGCGTTAATGATCAACGAAGTCAGGAACGTCATGTTTAAGCGATTCAGCCAGAGCGTAACGTATTTGCCTCATTTTCTTTCTTGGGTTGTTGTAAGCGCTATCTTCGCGAATCTGTTGTCGCCGACGGACGGAATCGTCAATACGGTGCTGGGATTTTTCGGAATCGATCCGATCATGTTTATGAGCGACGAACGCTTCTTCCGATCGGTCCTCGTCATGTCCTCCGCGTTCCGGGAGAGCGGCTGGAGTTCGATCATCTACTTGGCTGCGATTATGGCCGTCGATCCGCAGCTCTACGAAGCGGCCAGGATGGACGGGGCGAGCAAGTTCAGACAAATTTGGCATATTACGCTGCCCGGAATCCGCAGCGTCATCGTGTTCGTGATCATGCTGCGGCTTGGAGCGGCATTAGCCAACGATCTCGAACAGGTGCTTATGTTTTACAGTCCGATGGTTTACAGCGTGGGGGATGTGTTAGGAACCTATGTTTATCGAATCGGGCTCGGGCAGATGAAATACAGCTTCAGTACGGCGGTGAATTTGTTCCAGTCGGTCATCGGTCTGATCTTGGTCGTGATCGCGAACGCGGTCAGCAAGAAGTTCGGGGAACGCGGCCTGTGGTAA
- a CDS encoding TetR/AcrR family transcriptional regulator: protein MSDSGSKLDPRIVRSKAALRDALLHLMSQRSFASISITDIVKQAKYNRGTFYANYANKEALLDDVISELLKDLVQAFRAPYEHASSFHISELHANSVKIFEHVHKNAHLYSLLTRSDALPVLREKMFASLKDLVRHEFVHEDPDIDPELSAIYSNHALIGLLFHWIESGYVHPASYMQEQLMKIVTRRPTRIKTAPNRNREKPAP from the coding sequence ATGAGCGACTCCGGCTCCAAGCTAGATCCAAGAATCGTCCGCAGCAAAGCGGCCTTACGCGACGCTCTTCTCCATCTCATGTCGCAACGATCGTTCGCCTCCATCTCGATCACCGATATCGTGAAACAAGCGAAGTACAACCGCGGAACGTTCTATGCGAACTATGCCAACAAGGAAGCTCTCCTCGACGACGTCATCTCGGAGTTATTGAAGGATCTCGTTCAAGCGTTCCGAGCGCCGTACGAACATGCGAGCTCCTTTCACATTAGCGAACTGCACGCGAACTCCGTCAAAATTTTCGAGCATGTCCACAAGAACGCGCACCTGTATTCGCTCTTGACCCGAAGCGACGCGCTGCCGGTCCTGCGCGAGAAGATGTTCGCTTCCCTGAAGGACTTGGTCCGTCACGAGTTCGTGCACGAGGATCCCGACATCGATCCGGAGCTGAGCGCCATCTACTCCAATCATGCGCTGATCGGACTTCTCTTCCATTGGATCGAGAGCGGATACGTCCATCCGGCCTCCTATATGCAAGAGCAGCTCATGAAGATCGTGACCCGTCGTCCGACGCGCATTAAGACGGCCCCGAACAGAAACAGGGAAAAGCCCGCTCCGTGA
- a CDS encoding response regulator transcription factor, with protein MLSMIIVDDEDIIREGLRTYIDWAGMGIRIVGEANNGRTALRKVQELKPEILLTDVVMPGMDGLELIRLVREQSLQVQIVVLSAFENFQFIKSALKFDAVDYLVKPFNQTELTQVMDKVAAQIERDRMIAEYVPDRSFAADGGSRDRRISQTIVKLIERRYAEKLSIQDIANEICLSINHMTSVFKKETGETVVDYLTKVRMKHAKRMLRDPSVKIYEIADGTGYADANYFAKVFKKYTGLSPKEYRDRWV; from the coding sequence ATGTTATCCATGATTATCGTAGACGATGAGGATATTATTCGCGAGGGACTGAGGACGTATATCGACTGGGCGGGGATGGGAATTCGGATCGTCGGGGAAGCGAATAACGGCCGGACGGCGCTTCGGAAGGTCCAAGAGCTCAAACCGGAAATTCTGCTGACCGACGTCGTGATGCCGGGGATGGACGGTCTGGAGCTCATCCGGCTCGTCCGGGAACAGTCGCTTCAGGTACAAATCGTAGTTCTCAGCGCGTTCGAAAACTTCCAATTCATTAAATCCGCCTTGAAATTCGATGCGGTCGATTACCTCGTGAAGCCGTTCAATCAGACGGAGCTTACGCAAGTGATGGATAAGGTCGCCGCTCAAATCGAACGGGACCGGATGATCGCGGAATACGTGCCGGATCGGAGCTTCGCCGCGGACGGGGGAAGCCGCGATCGCCGCATCTCGCAGACGATCGTCAAGCTGATCGAACGGCGTTACGCGGAGAAGCTGTCGATCCAAGATATCGCGAACGAGATCTGCCTTTCGATCAACCATATGACAAGCGTCTTTAAGAAGGAAACCGGAGAGACGGTCGTCGATTATTTGACGAAGGTGCGGATGAAACATGCGAAGCGAATGCTCCGGGATCCTTCCGTCAAAATTTACGAGATCGCGGACGGCACAGGCTACGCGGACGCCAATTATTTCGCGAAAGTGTTTAAGAAATACACGGGGCTTAGCCCGAAGGAATACCGGGACCGATGGGTATGA